The proteins below are encoded in one region of Segatella copri:
- the sufC gene encoding Fe-S cluster assembly ATPase SufC: MLEVKNLHATIAGKEILKGINLTINDGEIHAIMGPNGSGKSTLSAVLTGNPLYTVTEGEAIFNGKNLLDMKPEDRAREGLFLSFQYPVEIPGVSMTNFMRAAINAKREYQGLEPLNTSEFMKLMREKRELVELDSKLARRSVNEGFSGGEKKRNEIFQMAMLEPKLSILDETDSGLDVDAMRIVADGVNKMHTDKTSAIVITHYERLLDMIKPSVVHVLYKGRIVKTAGPELAKEIEARGYDWIKAEVDEK; the protein is encoded by the coding sequence ATGTTAGAGGTAAAGAATCTGCATGCTACTATTGCAGGCAAAGAAATATTGAAAGGTATCAACCTGACTATCAACGATGGTGAGATACATGCAATCATGGGACCTAACGGTTCCGGTAAGTCAACCTTGAGCGCTGTGCTCACGGGTAACCCTCTCTATACCGTAACCGAGGGTGAGGCTATCTTCAACGGCAAGAACCTCCTGGATATGAAGCCAGAGGACCGTGCCCGTGAAGGCTTGTTCCTCTCTTTCCAGTATCCAGTAGAAATTCCTGGTGTATCCATGACCAACTTCATGCGTGCGGCTATCAATGCCAAGCGTGAGTATCAGGGTTTGGAGCCATTGAACACCAGTGAATTCATGAAGCTGATGCGTGAGAAGCGCGAGTTGGTGGAATTGGACAGCAAGTTGGCTCGCCGTTCTGTAAACGAAGGTTTCTCGGGTGGTGAGAAGAAGCGCAACGAGATTTTCCAGATGGCTATGCTGGAGCCAAAGCTTTCTATTCTCGATGAAACCGACTCTGGTCTCGATGTGGATGCGATGCGTATCGTGGCTGACGGTGTGAACAAGATGCATACCGACAAGACATCTGCCATCGTCATCACTCACTACGAGCGTCTGCTCGATATGATTAAGCCAAGTGTGGTTCACGTACTCTATAAGGGTAGAATCGTGAAGACTGCCGGTCCTGAACTTGCCAAGGAGATTGAGGCTCGTGGCTATGACTGGATCAAGGCAGAAGTAGATGAGAAATAA
- the sufD gene encoding Fe-S cluster assembly protein SufD, with translation MHSEKQYLDLYQSSSRIIKKNSAEVLNAVRDAAFENFRRLGFPSRKVERYKYTDMSAIFEPDYGLNLNRLEIPVDPYEAFRCDVPNLSTSLYFVVNDAFYNKALPKVELPEGVIVDSLNKIAAENPEFIGKYYAKIAKTDEDGITALNTFLAQDGLLIYVPKNVKVERTIQVINILRSDVDLMVNRRVLIVMEQGAEAKFLFCDHAADDKNFLATQVIEAFVGENASLDLYCLEETHYKNRRVSNVYIEQQANSRVNHNVITLHNGITRNRLDLVFKGEGAECFCNGCVIADKNQVVDNNTLIDHQVGHCTSNELYKYVLDGEARGAFAGRVLVRHGAQKTISQETNQNLCATKTARMFTQPMLEIYADDVKCAHGSTVGQLNDAALFYMQQRGVSREEAKLLLQFAFINEVIDKMELEPLRDRLHHLVEKRFRGELNKCEGCKLCK, from the coding sequence ATGCATTCAGAAAAACAATATTTAGACTTGTATCAGTCTTCTTCGAGAATAATCAAGAAGAACAGTGCTGAGGTGCTCAATGCGGTGCGCGATGCTGCGTTTGAGAACTTCCGTCGCTTGGGCTTCCCTTCCCGAAAGGTAGAAAGATACAAGTACACAGATATGAGCGCCATCTTCGAGCCAGACTATGGCTTGAACTTGAACCGTCTGGAAATTCCGGTAGATCCATACGAAGCTTTCCGCTGCGATGTGCCTAATCTGAGCACTTCGCTCTACTTCGTTGTAAACGATGCTTTTTATAACAAAGCATTGCCTAAAGTAGAGCTTCCGGAGGGCGTAATTGTGGACTCTTTGAACAAGATTGCTGCAGAAAACCCTGAATTCATCGGGAAATACTATGCTAAGATTGCCAAAACCGACGAAGATGGCATCACCGCATTGAATACATTCCTGGCACAGGATGGCTTGCTGATTTATGTTCCAAAGAATGTAAAGGTAGAGCGAACTATTCAGGTCATCAATATTCTCCGTTCGGATGTAGATTTGATGGTAAACCGCCGTGTTCTCATCGTCATGGAACAGGGTGCTGAGGCTAAGTTCCTCTTCTGCGACCATGCAGCCGATGACAAGAACTTCCTCGCAACCCAGGTTATCGAGGCATTCGTAGGCGAGAATGCCAGTCTCGACCTCTATTGTCTGGAGGAGACTCATTACAAGAACCGCCGTGTCAGCAACGTTTATATCGAGCAGCAGGCTAACAGCCGCGTGAACCATAACGTCATCACGCTTCATAACGGTATTACCCGCAACCGCCTCGACCTCGTATTCAAGGGCGAGGGAGCTGAGTGCTTCTGCAATGGTTGTGTGATTGCCGACAAGAACCAGGTGGTTGATAACAATACGCTTATCGATCATCAGGTGGGTCATTGTACCAGTAACGAGCTTTATAAGTATGTGCTCGATGGTGAGGCACGTGGTGCTTTTGCCGGCAGAGTGCTGGTTCGTCATGGTGCCCAGAAGACTATTTCTCAGGAAACTAACCAGAACCTCTGTGCTACGAAGACAGCCCGTATGTTCACCCAGCCGATGCTGGAGATCTATGCTGACGATGTGAAGTGTGCACACGGTAGTACTGTAGGTCAGCTCAACGATGCGGCATTGTTCTATATGCAGCAGCGTGGTGTGAGCCGCGAGGAGGCTAAGTTGCTCCTTCAGTTTGCGTTTATCAACGAAGTCATCGACAAGATGGAGCTGGAGCCATTGCGCGATCGCCTGCATCATCTCGTAGAGAAGCGATTCCGTGGTGAACTCAATAAGTGCGAGGGTTGCAAACTTTGCAAGTAG
- a CDS encoding aminotransferase class V-fold PLP-dependent enzyme has protein sequence MYDINQVRADFPILSRKVYDKPLVYLDNAATTQKPLCVLDAMRDEYLNVNANVHRGVHYLSQQATDLHEAARETVRKFINAPKVEEVIFTRGTTESLNLVVSSFCDAFMSEGDEVIISTMEHHSNIVPWQLQAAKKGIAIRVIPINDKGEINLDEFANLFTERTKIVSIAQVSNVLGTVNPVKEMIKIAHEHDVPVMVDGAQSTPHFAVDVQDMDCDFFAFSGHKIYGPTGIGVLYGKEEWLDKLPPYQGGGEMIESVSFEKTTFEKLPFKFEAGTPDYVATHGLAKAIDYVSALGMDNIAKHEQELTRYCMEQMRTIDGIRLFGEQEGKDAVVSFLVGDIHHMDMGTLLDRLGIAVRTGHHCAQPLMDRYGILGTVRASFALYNTKEEIDALVAGVKRVAMMF, from the coding sequence ATGTATGATATCAATCAAGTAAGAGCAGATTTCCCGATTTTATCGAGAAAGGTCTATGATAAGCCATTGGTGTATCTGGATAATGCGGCAACCACGCAGAAGCCATTGTGCGTGCTCGATGCCATGCGCGACGAGTATCTCAATGTGAATGCCAATGTGCATCGTGGCGTTCACTATCTCTCTCAGCAGGCTACCGACCTTCATGAGGCTGCCCGCGAAACCGTGCGCAAGTTTATCAATGCGCCGAAGGTTGAGGAAGTCATCTTTACCCGCGGTACTACCGAGAGTCTGAATCTCGTGGTTTCATCGTTCTGCGATGCCTTTATGAGCGAGGGCGACGAGGTGATTATCTCTACCATGGAGCATCACTCCAATATCGTGCCTTGGCAGTTGCAGGCTGCCAAGAAGGGAATTGCCATCCGCGTCATCCCTATCAACGATAAAGGTGAGATTAACCTCGATGAATTCGCCAATTTATTTACCGAACGCACCAAAATCGTGAGCATTGCCCAGGTGAGCAACGTGCTCGGTACGGTGAATCCGGTAAAAGAGATGATTAAGATAGCTCACGAGCACGATGTACCTGTCATGGTGGATGGCGCTCAGAGTACTCCTCACTTCGCTGTGGATGTACAGGATATGGATTGCGATTTCTTCGCTTTCAGCGGACATAAGATTTATGGTCCTACCGGTATCGGTGTGCTTTACGGCAAGGAAGAATGGCTCGACAAGTTGCCTCCTTATCAGGGAGGTGGTGAAATGATTGAGAGCGTAAGTTTCGAGAAGACTACTTTCGAGAAGTTGCCATTCAAGTTCGAGGCTGGTACTCCTGATTATGTAGCTACCCACGGTCTGGCAAAGGCCATCGATTATGTCTCTGCGCTTGGTATGGATAACATCGCCAAGCATGAGCAGGAATTGACCCGTTACTGCATGGAGCAGATGCGAACCATCGATGGAATCAGACTTTTTGGTGAACAGGAGGGCAAAGATGCCGTTGTCAGCTTCTTGGTTGGTGATATTCATCACATGGATATGGGCACCTTGCTCGACCGCCTGGGCATCGCTGTACGTACCGGTCATCATTGCGCTCAGCCTTTGATGGACCGCTATGGTATTCTAGGTACCGTTCGTGCCAGCTTTGCCCTATATAATACAAAGGAAGAAATAGATGCGCTTGTAGCGGGCGTAAAACGCGTGGCTATGATGTTCTAA
- a CDS encoding ribonuclease HII, which yields MLESHYYKDMVEAGCDEAGRGCLAGSVYAAAVILPPGYQNAELNDSKKLTDKKRKALREQIERDAVAWAVGIVTPEEIDKINILNASFLAMHRALDQLKVRPEAVIVDGNRFKPYKDLPYTTIVKGDGKYLSIAAASILAKTYRDDYMDALAEEYPQYDWKANKGYPTKKHRAAIREFGVTPYHRMSYNLLGSGELSIDFEE from the coding sequence ATGTTAGAAAGTCATTATTATAAGGATATGGTAGAGGCTGGCTGCGATGAGGCTGGCAGAGGATGTCTGGCAGGCAGCGTATATGCAGCAGCCGTTATCCTTCCGCCCGGTTATCAGAATGCCGAATTGAACGACAGTAAGAAGCTCACAGATAAGAAGCGCAAGGCGCTCCGCGAGCAGATAGAGCGAGATGCTGTAGCTTGGGCTGTGGGCATTGTTACTCCCGAAGAAATCGATAAAATCAATATCCTCAACGCCAGTTTTCTGGCTATGCACCGTGCCCTGGACCAGCTCAAGGTTCGTCCGGAGGCAGTTATCGTGGATGGTAACCGCTTCAAACCCTACAAGGATTTGCCTTATACAACCATCGTAAAGGGTGACGGCAAGTATCTGTCTATTGCAGCTGCCAGCATCCTTGCCAAGACCTATCGTGATGATTACATGGATGCACTGGCAGAAGAATATCCGCAGTACGACTGGAAAGCCAACAAGGGTTATCCTACCAAGAAGCATCGTGCTGCCATCAGGGAATTTGGAGTCACTCCATATCATCGCATGAGTTACAATCTTTTGGGCTCCGGTGAACTGTCCATCGATTTTGAGGAATAA